A segment of the Phycisphaerae bacterium genome:
CAAGGCGTCTTCACCCTCACCTGCAACGCCAATACCTGGGCCCGGCAAAGGCTCCTCGGCCTGCTGCAGGCGATGAAGACCGCCCAACACGCCGCTTGAGGCGGGCGGATTATGCAACGTTGGGGTATACTACGGTGACAGCTTCAAGGTTGAGTGTCCCACCGGTTCAGGCAGGATGATGAACCTCTTCGAGGTTGCCAAGCAGATTTCGAACCGGCTCACCCGCATCTTCCTTCGTGATGAGTGCGGCAGGAGGCCGGTCTATGGCGGAACGGAGAAGTTCCTGGCCGATCCTCACTGGCGAGACCACATCCTCTTCTATGAGTACTTCCACGGAGACAACGGCGCGGGCTTAGGCGCGCGTCACCAGACAGGCTGGACGGAATTGGTGACGAAACTGATCCAGCTCTTTGAGCTGCTAGATCCAAAACAGGCGCTTGCCGTCGGGAGCGGTGCGGCCTTCGTTCGCGGGAAGTCGGACTCGATAGCGGAGACGGTGGGCGTCGGCCGGGATGAGCGGGTAGCGGCGAAGTGAGCCCCAGGGACCGGCGTGCCGTAGTGAGCGCGGGGGTCCAGTTGGTGGTGACCATCGACTCCGATGGGAGAGAGATCATCATCGGCGGTGGCCGCTATGTGGCCTTCGACCTGAACGGCTCGCGCGGGGCAGAGATCGCGTTCATCGTCGAGGAAGACTACCACGGACTTGGAGTCGCTGGGTCCCTTCTGAGACACCTGACCCGCATCGCACGAGAGAAGGGCGTCAGCAGGTTCGACGCGGAAGTGCTTACGACAAACAGGGCCATGCTCTCCGTCTTCCGACGGAGCAGGCTCCCGATGACGGAAACACAAGCCGAGGACGTCATTCACGTGACGTTGTTCCTCGCTGACAAGACGTAGCTATCGAGAGGTCAAGACCGATGATGACACATCCGCAACTCGTCGAGTTCCTCAGGCAGCGGGTCGGTCTCTGCATGCATTTCTCCGACGACCGACTTGATCGACTGGTCAAGGAATCGCGAGTCGTTTCGTACGAGCCTGACGAGGCCGTCGTTGAGTTCGGCGAGGACGCCGCTTTCCTTGGCGTTCTGATCGAGGGCGATCTGGCGGTCTCCGTCCTCGGCGACGGCGGCCAGCGTCAGGTCATTGGGCGGTTCAAAAGCGGCGACACGTTCGGCGAGATGGCCTTGATGAGCGGCGACAAGACCATGGCCGACTTCATCGCCGAGACGCGCAAAGGACAGCTACGGTGTCGGGTACTTCCTGGCGAACCTCAGCAACGACCTGCCAGCTGTGCTTAGAGCGTCCGACGAGCAGGGGGTCGAAGCCTACGACAACATCGGGGTCACGCCGTGGCTGCACGTCAGTCCCGATTTGCAGGTGATCGTTCGCCCCGGCGGCGGTTTCCAGGATCGAGAGACGCCCTTGGTATGTGGCCTGAGAATGCACATGACTTTCTAGCGGAGGAAACGTCGATGACGAATCAGATGGCTACCAGGAAGACATCGTTACACGCGTGTGTTGGGATCCCGGTACGCATGCTCGGAAGCTGCGGGGCTGAAGTCCCGATCGCCTTGGCCTTGCTGGCCGCCGGTTGCAGCCAACAAATGCCGGACCGGACGGAACGGATGACTCGCGGTTACGTCTACTACCTGGATGGCGCAGGCGAAGAAAGCTCCCGGTGTGGGCGGGACGGGTTACGCTCGCGTGTGTCTTGGCGGGCATGGTCGGCTGGGGGGTAATGGCCCTGTACTACTCCAATCTGCCCCTCAGGCTCCGGCCTGTCGCAACTGTGTTGTTTGGGATCGGTTCCGTGGCAATCCCGTAACGTGTACAACCGCGGCACCGAGGCGTGCTGGTCTTCTTTGGAGTATTCGCGCAGCTCGGATCCGCCGGCCTGCCCGCGCCGCTGTAGCACCACTGGAAGATGCCGAAATCGGATTGGTCGACGTCGTTGTCGCGGTCGAGATCCTTGTTCTCGCAGCCGGGGGCCAGACTCACGGTCGGACCGCAGAAGCACGCCTGGAACAAGTTGAGGTCGTCGGCGTCCACATCGCCGTCGTGGTCGAAATCACCGGAAATAGCCGGTATGAACTCGTACGCCCCCATGTCCACCACGTAAGGGTAACCCGGCGGGTCAGGCGCGCCTGTATCAGGGGCATCCGGGTCGT
Coding sequences within it:
- a CDS encoding GNAT family N-acetyltransferase gives rise to the protein MSAGVQLVVTIDSDGREIIIGGGRYVAFDLNGSRGAEIAFIVEEDYHGLGVAGSLLRHLTRIAREKGVSRFDAEVLTTNRAMLSVFRRSRLPMTETQAEDVIHVTLFLADKT
- a CDS encoding cyclic nucleotide-binding domain-containing protein — its product is MMTHPQLVEFLRQRVGLCMHFSDDRLDRLVKESRVVSYEPDEAVVEFGEDAAFLGVLIEGDLAVSVLGDGGQRQVIGRFKSGDTFGEMALMSGDKTMADFIAETRKGQLRCRVLPGEPQQRPASCA
- a CDS encoding carbohydrate porin; its protein translation is MANLSNDLPAVLRASDEQGVEAYDNIGVTPWLHVSPDLQVIVRPGGGFQDRETPLVCGLRMHMTF